A genome region from Rhizobium favelukesii includes the following:
- a CDS encoding TraG/TraD/VirD4 family protein, translating into MESVYGKGDTASILGSCVTTRIFGLGRAEFETANWAVNAVGDCAVPSNRPPNSVRAAKPPPPSSARSS; encoded by the coding sequence ATCGAAAGCGTCTACGGCAAGGGCGACACCGCTAGCATTCTCGGCTCCTGCGTCACCACCCGCATTTTCGGTCTTGGCCGCGCCGAGTTCGAAACCGCCAATTGGGCCGTGAATGCGGTTGGCGATTGCGCCGTACCAAGCAATCGTCCGCCAAATTCGGTGAGAGCCGCAAAACCTCCACCGCCGAGCAGCGCCAGAAGCTCATGA
- a CDS encoding helix-turn-helix transcriptional regulator has translation MAKQVRSPADIGALVRSARKEQNLRQDELAGVSGVGLRFIVDLEAGKPTAQIGKVLQVLQTLGCSIDILAPGERRK, from the coding sequence ATGGCAAAACAAGTCAGAAGTCCAGCCGATATCGGCGCCCTAGTACGAAGCGCACGCAAGGAGCAAAACTTGCGACAGGACGAGCTTGCCGGGGTCTCTGGAGTTGGCCTCCGGTTCATTGTAGACCTCGAAGCCGGCAAGCCGACAGCTCAGATCGGAAAGGTTTTGCAGGTTCTGCAAACGCTGGGTTGTTCGATTGATATTCTGGCCCCTGGTGAACGTAGAAAATGA
- a CDS encoding type II toxin-antitoxin system HipA family toxin — translation MTVRVLNVWWDGRIVGQFTQDKHGDIGFAYTEAWLDDEKTLPLSASLPKRPERFSRRECRPFFGGLLPEESQRLVAAQALGVSPANDFALLDRLGGDVAGALQLLPEDQEPIGAGPIADQQTTPLDEVGIVRILDALPTRPLLAGQEGLRLSLAGAQSKVPVVLIDGQVALPLPGQATTHILKPPIARFPGTTENEAFVMRLAAAIGLDVAPVEPRSANGRPFLLAERYDRYRNADGVVHRIHQEDFCQALGVPPETKYASEGGPTFRDCFELLRRVSERPGPDIAKLLDAAIFNLIVGNADAHGKNFSILYDNRGPRMAPLYDLLSTVAHPDLSPKMAMRVGKRATLAEMDAAGWQAFSKETGVGLLLVRRRVKELADATGEAITQLSEKISPLAADPVTLNHVAALISDRAKLVALSI, via the coding sequence ATGACGGTAAGGGTTCTCAACGTCTGGTGGGATGGTCGCATTGTCGGGCAATTCACCCAAGATAAGCATGGCGACATCGGCTTCGCCTACACTGAAGCTTGGCTTGATGACGAAAAGACGCTTCCGCTGTCGGCTTCACTTCCGAAGCGTCCAGAGCGTTTTTCTCGCCGTGAATGCCGACCATTTTTCGGCGGCCTGCTGCCCGAAGAAAGCCAGCGTCTTGTTGCGGCGCAGGCGTTGGGTGTTTCACCTGCCAACGACTTCGCGCTTCTTGATCGCTTGGGCGGCGACGTCGCCGGCGCGCTTCAGCTTTTGCCTGAAGATCAGGAACCGATCGGGGCAGGACCGATTGCGGATCAGCAAACGACACCTCTGGATGAGGTGGGAATCGTTCGGATATTGGACGCACTTCCGACGCGGCCGCTGCTGGCCGGTCAAGAAGGCTTAAGGCTATCGCTTGCGGGCGCCCAATCAAAAGTTCCAGTTGTTCTAATCGATGGCCAAGTCGCGCTTCCGCTTCCAGGCCAGGCGACTACGCACATCTTGAAGCCACCAATTGCGCGCTTTCCAGGGACCACCGAGAATGAAGCCTTCGTGATGAGGCTTGCTGCCGCAATCGGGCTCGACGTTGCTCCCGTCGAACCGAGGTCCGCGAATGGTCGCCCTTTTCTTTTGGCTGAGCGATACGATCGCTATCGCAACGCTGACGGCGTAGTTCACCGCATTCACCAGGAGGACTTTTGCCAAGCACTCGGTGTGCCACCTGAAACGAAGTATGCAAGCGAGGGCGGCCCGACCTTCAGGGATTGTTTTGAGTTGTTGCGGCGGGTATCTGAGCGGCCGGGCCCAGACATCGCAAAGCTCTTGGATGCTGCGATTTTCAATCTCATTGTCGGAAATGCGGACGCCCACGGCAAGAATTTCTCGATCCTTTATGATAATCGGGGACCGCGAATGGCTCCGCTGTACGATCTGCTATCCACGGTGGCCCATCCAGACCTTTCTCCGAAAATGGCTATGCGGGTCGGAAAACGCGCAACACTTGCAGAAATGGACGCCGCTGGTTGGCAGGCTTTCTCGAAGGAGACGGGTGTTGGCTTACTTTTGGTACGCCGCCGGGTGAAGGAGTTAGCCGATGCCACAGGTGAAGCGATAACCCAATTATCAGAAAAGATATCTCCGCTTGCCGCAGATCCAGTGACACTAAATCACGTGGCAGCTTTGATCTCAGACCGTGCCAAACTCGTAGCGCTAAGCATTTAG